A region of Lepus europaeus isolate LE1 chromosome 2, mLepTim1.pri, whole genome shotgun sequence DNA encodes the following proteins:
- the TMEM45A gene encoding transmembrane protein 45A isoform X2 has translation MGSFKGHALPGTFFFIMALWWSTKSILKYIFRKQKRTCYLGSKALFRRAEILEGIVLLCMALIGMAGEQFVPGGPYWSLYKEGRWNKILAWHHFTMYLFFGLVGVSNIICFTINSLPVSLPKLMMSNALFVEAFIFYNHTHGREMLDIFVHQLLFLAIFLAGIVAFMEFLTRNNVLVELLRCSLILLQGTWFWQLGFVLYPLGEHPSWDLTDHENALFLTMCFCWHYLLALTIIGMNYAFITWFVKSRLKRLCPSEVGLLKNVEREQESEEEM, from the exons ATGGGGAGTTTCAAAGGTCATGCCCTCCCTGGAACCTTCTTCTTTATCATGGCTCTTTGGTGGAGCACTAAGAGTATTCTGAAGTATATCTTTAGAAAGCAAAAGCGGACCTGCTACCTGGGTTCCAAAGCATTATTCCGTCGAGCAGAAATTTTGGAGGGAATTGTTTTACTCTGCATGGCCTTAATTG GCATGGCTGGGGAACAATTTGTTCCCGGAGGACCCTACTGGAGCTTATATAAAGAAGGCCGGTGGAACAAAATCTTGGCCTGGCATCATTTCACCATGTATTTATTCTTTGGACTGGTAGGGGTGTCCAACATCATATGTTTCACCATCAATTCACTTCCTGTCTCCTTACCCAAGCTAATGATGTCAAATGCTTTATTTGTGGAGG CTTTTATCTTCTACAACCACACTCACGGCCGGGAAATGCTGGACATCTTTGTGCATCAGCTGCTGTTCTTGGCCATCTTTTTGGCAGGCATTGTTGCCTTCATGGAGTTCCTGACCCGGAACAATGTGCTTGTGGAGCTTCTGCGGTGTAGTCTCATTCTGCTACAGGGGACCTGGTTCTGGCAG TTGGGTTTTGTCCTTTACCCCCTTGGTGAACATCCTTCATGGGATCTGACAGATCATGAAAACGCTCTGTTTCTCACCATGTGCTTTTGTTGGCATTACCTATTAGCCCTCACCATCATTGGAATGAATTATGCTTTTATCACATG GTTTGTTAAATCCAGACTTAAGAGGCTCTGTCCCTCGGAAGTTGGACTCCTGAAAAATGTTGAACGAGAACAAGAATCAGAAGAAGAGATGTGA
- the TMEM45A gene encoding transmembrane protein 45A isoform X1 — protein MMNHSEGRSGPNHTKVMGSFKGHALPGTFFFIMALWWSTKSILKYIFRKQKRTCYLGSKALFRRAEILEGIVLLCMALIGMAGEQFVPGGPYWSLYKEGRWNKILAWHHFTMYLFFGLVGVSNIICFTINSLPVSLPKLMMSNALFVEAFIFYNHTHGREMLDIFVHQLLFLAIFLAGIVAFMEFLTRNNVLVELLRCSLILLQGTWFWQLGFVLYPLGEHPSWDLTDHENALFLTMCFCWHYLLALTIIGMNYAFITWFVKSRLKRLCPSEVGLLKNVEREQESEEEM, from the exons gtCATGGGGAGTTTCAAAGGTCATGCCCTCCCTGGAACCTTCTTCTTTATCATGGCTCTTTGGTGGAGCACTAAGAGTATTCTGAAGTATATCTTTAGAAAGCAAAAGCGGACCTGCTACCTGGGTTCCAAAGCATTATTCCGTCGAGCAGAAATTTTGGAGGGAATTGTTTTACTCTGCATGGCCTTAATTG GCATGGCTGGGGAACAATTTGTTCCCGGAGGACCCTACTGGAGCTTATATAAAGAAGGCCGGTGGAACAAAATCTTGGCCTGGCATCATTTCACCATGTATTTATTCTTTGGACTGGTAGGGGTGTCCAACATCATATGTTTCACCATCAATTCACTTCCTGTCTCCTTACCCAAGCTAATGATGTCAAATGCTTTATTTGTGGAGG CTTTTATCTTCTACAACCACACTCACGGCCGGGAAATGCTGGACATCTTTGTGCATCAGCTGCTGTTCTTGGCCATCTTTTTGGCAGGCATTGTTGCCTTCATGGAGTTCCTGACCCGGAACAATGTGCTTGTGGAGCTTCTGCGGTGTAGTCTCATTCTGCTACAGGGGACCTGGTTCTGGCAG TTGGGTTTTGTCCTTTACCCCCTTGGTGAACATCCTTCATGGGATCTGACAGATCATGAAAACGCTCTGTTTCTCACCATGTGCTTTTGTTGGCATTACCTATTAGCCCTCACCATCATTGGAATGAATTATGCTTTTATCACATG GTTTGTTAAATCCAGACTTAAGAGGCTCTGTCCCTCGGAAGTTGGACTCCTGAAAAATGTTGAACGAGAACAAGAATCAGAAGAAGAGATGTGA